Genomic segment of Sphingopyxis sp. QXT-31:
GAGCACGCCGGTGCGCAGCCGTTGGCGGCTCATCTCCATCAGGCCGAAGCCCGAGATGCGACCGATCTGGATGCGCGCGCGGTCGTTCTTTAGCGCGTCCTTCATCGCGCGCTCGACCTTGCGGACGTTCGAGCCATGATCCATGTCGATGAAGTCGATCACGATCAGCCCCGCCATGTCGCGCAGGCGGAGCTGGCGCGCGATCTCGGCCGCGGCCTCGAGGTTGGTGCTGAGCGCCGTCTGCTCGATATTATGCTCGCGCGTCGAGCGGCCCGAGTTGATGTCGATCGACACCAGAGCCTCGGTCGGATTGATCACGAGATAGCCGCCCGATTTCAGCTGGACGACCGGGTTGAGCATGCCCGCCAGCTGGTCCTCGACGCCGTAGCGCTGGTAGAGCGAGACCGGGTCGGCATATTGCTTCACGCGCCGTGCATGGCTCGGCATCAGCAATTTCATGAATTGTTTAGCCGCCTTATAGCCCTCGTCGCCCTCGACGAGCACTTCCTCGATATCCTTGTGATAGATGTCGCGGATCGCGCGCTTGACGAGGTCGCTGTCCGAATGGATCAGCGCCGGGGCGCTCGATCCCAAGGTGTTCTCGCGGATTTCGTCCCAGACGCGCGCGAGGTAGTCGAAGTCGCGCTTGATCTCGACCTTGGTGCGGCTCATCCCCGCGGTGCGCACGATGCAGCCCATCGTCGGCGGCAGGTTGAGCTCGTCGATCATCGCTTTGAGCTTGCGGCGATCGGCGCCGTTCGAAATCTTGCGGCTGATCCCGCCGCCGTGCATCGTGTTCGGCATCAGCACGCAATAGCGGCCGGCGAGCGACAGATAGGTCGTCAGCGCAGCGCCCTTGTTGCCGCGTTCTTCCTTGACGACCTGCACCAGCATCACCTGGCGGCGGCGGATGACGTCCTGAATCTTGTAGCGGCGACGCAGCGACATGCGGCTTTCGCCGTCCTCGTCCTCGTCCCGGCGGCGGCCGCGCCCGCGGCCACCCTTGCGGTTGTCGCGTCCGCGCCCACGGCCCTTGCGGTCGCCGCGGCCGTCCCTCGCTTCGCCATTGCCTTCTCCGGCGTCGCCATTCTCTTCGGCTTCGCCATGGTCTTCGTCGCCATGGTCGTCATCGCCATTTTCATCGTCGCTATGGTCGTCATCGCCGACGGTCTCGGGATGCGGCGCATCGCCATTCTCGTCCTCGTCATGCCGCTCGACGTCGGCAACATCGCCTTCCAGCTCGTCGAGATCTTCCTCGGCGCGCTGTGCCGCGGCGGCGGCGTGCTCGGCCTCTTCGCGGAGCAGCGCTTCGCGATCTTCCTTCGGGATTTGGTAATAGTCGGGATGGATTTCGCTGAACGCCAGGAAGCCGTGCCGATTGCCGCCATATTCGACGAATGCCGCCTGCAAGGACGGTTCGACACGGGTAACCTTGGCCAGATAGATATTGCCCTTGAGCTGCTTGTGCTCGGCGGACTCGAAATCAAACTCCTCGATGCGGTTTCCCTTGGTGACGGCGACACGGGTTTCTTCCCGATGCCGCGCGTCGATCAACATGCGCGTGGTCATTATTATCACTCCAGGCGCGCCGAGGCGCGCCAACAAAAAAGGCCGCCGCCCCCCGCGAAGGAGGACTGCGGTCGATAGGGTTCAAAAAAAAAAAGACGTTATTGCCTTGTGCGGCCCGCGTCCGACCTTGGACGCGCATGCGGTCTTCCGTCGCGGCAGCGGACGCAAAAGCGCCGGCGTCGCGATCGAAAGAGGGCATGGCAAGCCTCATGCGGCATCAACCTGTTACGGGATGCCCGGTCAGCGCGAATCGACCAGATGTCCGATCTTCTTTCGCTGCCCCGTGCATCCGGGGTGGGCCGACGGCAGGTTGCCATGCCTGTTTTGCCGGGCGCCGGGGGAGCGATGCCGTCCGATCCGGATGGGCGCAGTCCCCGCATAAGGCCCGGCGGGTCAGGAATGACACCGTCAGCGTGGGCGGTGCTAGCATCGGTGGTCGCCAACGGCAACCGCCCGCCCCAAAAAATGGTGTCGGGACAAGGCCTCGGCAGGGGAATGGGCCGCACGCGGGCGAATCGTGCTGAATTGCCGGTTAACCCTTCCGCTTCACCGCGATTTGACGGGGCATCCCTAATGATCGGTTCATCGTGATGACCCGCAGGTGGCCTTGGATGTTTTCGGATAAAGACTGGACCAGCCGCCGTCGCTCGCGGCATAAACGTGCCATGCTTCTCCTCCCGCTCTTCCTCTCGACGCTGTTCGCGACGCCCGCGGTGGTCGCGGGAAATATCGGCGCGATCGAGATCGGCGAGGGCGAGGTGACAGTGCGTTTCGACGACTTCGTTACGGGCGCCTCGACGCTGCTGCTTGCGGGTCCCGACCGTATCGCGCTCGACATTTCGGGGGCCGAGGCGGGGCATTCGCCGCAGGGCGCGGGGCTGGTGCGCGCCGTGCGCCAGGGCCAGCAGGGGCCCGGCACCGCACGCGTCGTGCTGGACCTCGACCGCCCGGCGCTGGTGTCGAACGCGCGCTTCGCCGCCGACGGGCGCAGCCTGACCTTCAAGCTCGACCCGGTGTCGGCCGAGGAATTCCAGCGCGCTTCGCGTGGCCCCCGGCTCGAGCTGCAGCCGCCGGCGCAGTTCCGCGCCAAGCGGCCCGAAAAACGCTATTCGGTGACCGTGCCGATCGGCAAGCCCAAGCCCGCGGTCGCGCTGCCCCGGATCGAGGGGCCGGACAACCCGCGCCTGCCGCTTGTCGTCATCGACGCCGGCCATGGCGGGCACGATCCGGGCGCGATCAGCCCGCACAGCGGCAAGCGCGAAAAGGACATCACGCTGGCGCTGGCGCGCGCGATCCGCAACGACCTGATCGCGTCGGGGCGCGTCCGCGTCGCGCTGACGCGCGGCGACGACCGTTATCTGGTGCTCGAGGAGCGCTATGGCATCGCGCGGCGGTTGAAGGCCGACCTGTTCATCTCGGTCCACGCCGACGCCGCGGAGAACCAGCAGGCGAGCGGCGCGTCGATCTATACCTTGTCCGAGGTCGCTTCCGACCGCGAGGCCGCGCGGCTCGCGGCGCGCGAGAATAAGGCCAACATCATCAACGGCGTCGACCTCGGCGCGCACAGCAGCGACGTGTCGTCGATCCTGCTCGACCTGACGCAGCGCGAGACGATGAACGTCGCCTCGGACTTCGCGCGGCTGCTCCAGCGCGAGGCGGCGGACGACGTCAAATTCCGCACCACCGCGCATCGCTTCGCGTCCTTCGTGGTGTTGAAGGCGCCCGACACGCCGTCGGTGTTGTTCGAAACGGGCTTTATCTCGAACGAGACCGACGCCGATTTCCTCGCCTCGGCCGACGGCCAGAAGAAGGTCGCGCGCGGCGTGCGCCAGGCGGTGCAGATCCACTTCGCGCGGCAGATTGCCTCGAACTAACCCTTGACCATCCACGCCCGCGCCGACAGCTTCGCGCGGGTCGAAGGGAGAGCGGGATGGGTTGGAGCAATTGGTCGGGCAGCGTCGCCGCGCCCGTCGCCGTCACCCGCCCCGCGAGCGAGGACGAACTCGCCAGCCTCGTGCGCAACGCAACGAAAGTGCGCGGGACCGGCGCCGGCCACAGCTTCATGCCGCTCTGCGAATCGAGCGAACTCATCCTCAGTCTCGAAAACCTCCCCGGCGAGATCAGTATCGCCCCCGACCGCCAAACCGCGCGCATCCCCGCGGGATGGAGCATCAAGCGGCTCACCGCAGCACTGTGGGACAAGAGGCTGGCGCTCGCCAATCAGGGCGACGTCAACCCGCAGTCGCTCGCCGGCGCGATGGCGACGGGGACGCACGGCACCGGGGTCGATCTCGGCAGCCTCGCGACGATGGCGCGCGGCTTCCGCCTGATCGGCGCCGACGGCGAGGCGCGCTGGTGCGACGCCGGAACCGAACCCGACCTCTATCAGGCGCAGCGGCTGTCGCTCGGGATGTTCGGCATCGCGACCGAGATCGAGGTTGCGGTCATCCCCGCATTCCATCTTTCGGAGCGCATCGAGAAGCGCCGCTGGGACGAGATCCGCGAAAGCTATGACGAGCTCGCGCAGCAGCATCGCCATATCGAATTCTGGTTCTTCCCCCATGCCGATCAGGTGATCCTGAAGACGCTCGATCTGTGCGACCCATGCGATCCGCCGCCCAGCACCACCGACATGGAGGAGACCGCGTTCCGTCGCGTGCTCGATGTGGCGGCGCGGCTGCCCTTCCTAACCCCCATCCTCCAGCGCGGGATGATGAAAACCGCTATGAACGGTCGCCGACGCGGACCGGCGCATGCGATCTTTCCCTCGGATCGCACGATCCGTTTCGAGGAAATGGAATATGAAATGCCGCGCGCCGCGGGGCTCGACACGCTGGCGGAAGTGGTCGGCTGGATCCGCAAGAAGCGCCTGCCCGTCACCTTCCCCTTCGAATATCGCACCGTCGCCGCCGACGATATCTGGATGAGC
This window contains:
- a CDS encoding Rne/Rng family ribonuclease: MTTRMLIDARHREETRVAVTKGNRIEEFDFESAEHKQLKGNIYLAKVTRVEPSLQAAFVEYGGNRHGFLAFSEIHPDYYQIPKEDREALLREEAEHAAAAAQRAEEDLDELEGDVADVERHDEDENGDAPHPETVGDDDHSDDENGDDDHGDEDHGEAEENGDAGEGNGEARDGRGDRKGRGRGRDNRKGGRGRGRRRDEDEDGESRMSLRRRYKIQDVIRRRQVMLVQVVKEERGNKGAALTTYLSLAGRYCVLMPNTMHGGGISRKISNGADRRKLKAMIDELNLPPTMGCIVRTAGMSRTKVEIKRDFDYLARVWDEIRENTLGSSAPALIHSDSDLVKRAIRDIYHKDIEEVLVEGDEGYKAAKQFMKLLMPSHARRVKQYADPVSLYQRYGVEDQLAGMLNPVVQLKSGGYLVINPTEALVSIDINSGRSTREHNIEQTALSTNLEAAAEIARQLRLRDMAGLIVIDFIDMDHGSNVRKVERAMKDALKNDRARIQIGRISGFGLMEMSRQRLRTGVLEASTRPCPHCEGTGLVRTASSAGLSALRMIEEEAARGKGSKIILRASQEATFYLLNEKRRELREIEELYGVSVEILPDGETEGARMAIEVGGPPPTQRRSFAPIVEIEEEEDEEFFEEEEEAEAEEEETERPRERQRERDGEEGEGEGDGRKRRRRRRRGRRGRRDEEGNEIEGEAANDDEPETEAGDDEAVAEEAPAEAVEAETEAETKPRRRRGGRGRKAKDEAVEAEAEASVVEAAPEPAAEEAHAAEEKPKRKPRRTKAQIAAEEAAAAAAGAETPMEAEPVVEAEAEPAKPAPKKRTPRKAKAAAAAAAGEAATTSDVAEAGETVVAEGKEAPDGEPRRGWWQRTFGN
- a CDS encoding N-acetylmuramoyl-L-alanine amidase — its product is MLLLPLFLSTLFATPAVVAGNIGAIEIGEGEVTVRFDDFVTGASTLLLAGPDRIALDISGAEAGHSPQGAGLVRAVRQGQQGPGTARVVLDLDRPALVSNARFAADGRSLTFKLDPVSAEEFQRASRGPRLELQPPAQFRAKRPEKRYSVTVPIGKPKPAVALPRIEGPDNPRLPLVVIDAGHGGHDPGAISPHSGKREKDITLALARAIRNDLIASGRVRVALTRGDDRYLVLEERYGIARRLKADLFISVHADAAENQQASGASIYTLSEVASDREAARLAARENKANIINGVDLGAHSSDVSSILLDLTQRETMNVASDFARLLQREAADDVKFRTTAHRFASFVVLKAPDTPSVLFETGFISNETDADFLASADGQKKVARGVRQAVQIHFARQIASN
- a CDS encoding D-arabinono-1,4-lactone oxidase translates to MGWSNWSGSVAAPVAVTRPASEDELASLVRNATKVRGTGAGHSFMPLCESSELILSLENLPGEISIAPDRQTARIPAGWSIKRLTAALWDKRLALANQGDVNPQSLAGAMATGTHGTGVDLGSLATMARGFRLIGADGEARWCDAGTEPDLYQAQRLSLGMFGIATEIEVAVIPAFHLSERIEKRRWDEIRESYDELAQQHRHIEFWFFPHADQVILKTLDLCDPCDPPPSTTDMEETAFRRVLDVAARLPFLTPILQRGMMKTAMNGRRRGPAHAIFPSDRTIRFEEMEYEMPRAAGLDTLAEVVGWIRKKRLPVTFPFEYRTVAADDIWMSPMNAGPVAAISMHQYAKMPWQTVFADAEAIFRANGGRPHWAKRHTLARPDVDTLYPMAERYRAVRRAADPAGKFLNPHLEALFS